From a region of the Lentilactobacillus curieae genome:
- the rnz gene encoding ribonuclease Z — translation MQIEFLGTGAGSPGKFRNVSSLALRLLDEINSVWLFDAGEGTQHQILRSTIRPRKIDKIFITHLHGDHIFGLPGLLSSRSFQGGEGDLDIYGPKGIKQYIEVSLKVSATRLSYNINYHELEHKQSGLIFEDKKFSVYVEPLDHRIESFGYRVVEHDHPGELMVDKLKELNIPSGPVYGKLKNGETVTLADGRVIDGHDVIGHAQPGRIVAILGDTRQTNNAITLAESADVLVHESTFSKGENKLARNYYHSTNIQAATMAKKAGVKKLLLNHISARYTGKMAHELEKQAQSVFPNTKVVRDFDIVDVPFNK, via the coding sequence ATGCAAATTGAATTTTTAGGTACTGGAGCAGGGTCTCCGGGTAAGTTTCGTAACGTTTCAAGTCTAGCACTTAGATTACTAGATGAAATCAACTCAGTTTGGCTGTTTGATGCCGGTGAGGGTACTCAACACCAAATTTTGAGGTCAACGATTAGACCAAGAAAAATTGATAAGATTTTTATCACTCATCTTCATGGCGACCATATTTTTGGACTGCCTGGACTGTTAAGCAGTCGCTCATTTCAAGGTGGCGAGGGTGATCTTGATATCTATGGGCCTAAAGGGATAAAACAGTATATCGAAGTTAGTTTAAAGGTCTCAGCGACCAGATTATCGTACAACATTAACTATCATGAACTTGAGCACAAGCAATCTGGGCTAATTTTTGAAGATAAGAAATTTTCAGTTTACGTTGAGCCACTTGATCACCGAATCGAAAGTTTTGGCTACCGGGTAGTTGAACATGATCATCCGGGTGAATTAATGGTAGACAAGTTAAAAGAGTTAAATATTCCATCCGGCCCGGTTTACGGTAAACTTAAGAATGGAGAGACTGTTACCCTGGCAGATGGCAGAGTAATCGATGGTCATGATGTAATTGGCCATGCTCAACCTGGTAGAATTGTTGCCATTCTTGGTGATACTAGACAAACAAATAACGCAATAACCCTAGCTGAGTCAGCTGATGTATTAGTTCATGAAAGTACTTTTAGCAAGGGCGAAAATAAGCTTGCCAGAAATTACTACCATTCAACAAATATTCAAGCAGCTACGATGGCAAAAAAGGCCGGAGTTAAAAAACTGTTATTAAACCATATCTCAGCTAGGTATACAGGTAAAATGGCTCATGAGCTTGAAAAGCAAGCTCAGTCAGTCTTTCCAAACACAAAGGTTGTCCGTGACTTTGACATCGTGGATGTACCGTTTAATAAATAA